The proteins below come from a single Planctomycetaceae bacterium genomic window:
- the dgt gene encoding dNTP triphosphohydrolase, which produces MPGSATWKPLLSDHRIGAARRAGENPGEVSRSEFHRDYDRIIFSSAFRRLSDKTQVVPFPKSDYTRQRLTHSLEVSCVGRSLATMIYDSVRKEIGTLVTQGDFEAIVAAACLAHDIGNPPFGHFGERAIQDWATSRLSHPIFRDLSVAERADLTRFEGNAQSFRVLCRLQMSERRGGMRLTAATLGALVKYPRGSVVEGNSRYRKHGYFQDDAELFHEVFQGIGRTELISGEYARHPLALLSEAADDICYAIVDLEDGCRAGLVPLARGLEILEGIKSGSTGGSRMPDAERLSMGRALAINELVQQCASEFGSHSESILCGDYTASLIDRCPAEAAYHEARRVSVDHIFSSERVLELESAGYRAIQGLLDILLSAAATDTPDSFGRHVRRLTHLRTGDGMTAYQRLLSCTDFVSGMTDRHCVELFRTLSGHAAW; this is translated from the coding sequence ATGCCAGGTTCTGCGACGTGGAAGCCATTGCTTTCTGACCACCGCATCGGCGCTGCGCGCCGTGCAGGGGAAAATCCAGGAGAAGTTTCCCGGTCCGAGTTTCACAGGGATTACGACCGCATCATCTTCAGCAGCGCGTTTCGTCGGTTAAGCGATAAGACGCAGGTGGTCCCGTTTCCAAAGTCCGACTACACACGGCAGCGGCTGACGCACAGTCTGGAAGTGTCCTGCGTCGGACGTTCGCTGGCGACGATGATCTACGACAGTGTTCGGAAGGAAATCGGAACACTGGTGACTCAGGGAGACTTCGAGGCGATCGTTGCCGCCGCGTGTCTGGCTCACGACATCGGCAACCCTCCGTTCGGTCACTTCGGAGAACGGGCCATCCAGGACTGGGCGACAAGCCGCCTCAGCCATCCGATCTTCCGCGACCTTTCCGTCGCGGAACGTGCCGACCTGACGCGGTTTGAAGGGAACGCTCAGAGCTTTCGCGTGCTCTGCCGGCTGCAGATGTCCGAACGTCGCGGAGGCATGCGGCTGACCGCAGCGACTCTGGGAGCGCTCGTCAAATATCCGCGAGGCAGTGTTGTCGAAGGGAACTCGCGGTATCGCAAACACGGATACTTCCAGGACGATGCGGAGCTGTTTCACGAAGTGTTCCAGGGGATCGGCCGGACTGAGCTGATTTCCGGCGAGTACGCTCGCCACCCGCTGGCCCTGTTGTCAGAAGCGGCCGACGACATCTGCTACGCCATCGTTGATCTGGAAGACGGCTGCCGCGCCGGGCTGGTGCCTCTGGCCCGCGGACTGGAAATCCTGGAAGGAATCAAGTCGGGTTCCACGGGAGGCAGCAGGATGCCCGACGCGGAACGACTGTCGATGGGCCGCGCTTTGGCGATCAACGAACTCGTACAACAGTGCGCGAGCGAATTCGGCAGTCACAGCGAATCCATCCTGTGCGGCGATTACACCGCATCGCTGATCGATCGCTGTCCCGCCGAAGCGGCTTACCACGAAGCCCGGCGAGTCTCCGTCGACCACATCTTTTCCAGCGAACGGGTGCTGGAACTGGAGTCCGCGGGTTATCGCGCGATTCAGGGCCTGCTGGACATTCTGCTGTCGGCCGCGGCGACGGATACTCCGGATTCGTTCGGACGGCACGTTCGCAGACTGACTCACCTGCGAACCGGCGACGGCATGACCGCATATCAGCGGCTGCTGAGCTGCACGGACTTTGTCAGCGGGATGACTGATCGCCACTGCGTGGAACTGTTCCGAACGCTGTCCGGTCACGCCGCGTGGTGA
- a CDS encoding DUF1501 domain-containing protein: MVRLRRRQLLGRSINSFAGIALASMLAPGARAESPDIDPTRPYEPRPSHFEPKAKNVIVVFCSGALSHVDTFDFKPELIRLHGKPLPGNEKLVSFQGPNGNLTQPLWPFRPRGECGKMTSDLLPHIGALADDICFFHALTNKSNTHGPAENVMNTGFTFDGFPSMGAWINFALGSENQNLPSFVAIEDPRGMPQSGPNNWANGFLPAAFQGTPFSSTKPVRFLQRPASISADTDSAARAALRFLEQRNQDRFPGDQQLAARIAGYELAARMQLTVPDAVRLDDEPRHIQSLYGADSANSHKAAFANNCILARRLIERGVRFVQLFNGAYASGGRINWDGHSELKSQYDVHGEILDQPVAGLLTDLKQRGLLESTLVVFATEFGRMPMFQAGTYGRDHNPLGFTCWLAGAGVKGGISYGTTDEFGYRAQDNVTTPHDFHATILHLLGLDHKRLTFYHNGIERRLTDVHGSVIREVLA, encoded by the coding sequence ATGGTCCGCCTTCGTCGCCGACAACTCCTGGGCCGCAGCATCAACAGCTTTGCGGGAATCGCGCTGGCTTCCATGCTGGCACCGGGTGCCCGCGCGGAATCGCCCGACATCGATCCGACAAGGCCGTACGAACCGCGGCCGAGCCACTTTGAACCCAAAGCCAAAAACGTGATCGTCGTGTTCTGTTCGGGAGCACTAAGCCACGTCGACACGTTTGACTTCAAGCCGGAACTGATTCGCCTGCACGGAAAGCCTCTTCCCGGCAACGAAAAACTGGTTTCATTTCAGGGACCGAACGGAAACCTGACGCAGCCGTTGTGGCCGTTTCGGCCGCGCGGTGAATGCGGCAAAATGACGTCTGACCTGCTGCCGCACATCGGTGCTCTGGCCGATGATATCTGCTTCTTTCATGCGCTGACGAACAAGTCCAACACGCACGGCCCGGCTGAAAACGTGATGAACACCGGCTTCACGTTCGACGGTTTTCCCAGCATGGGAGCCTGGATCAATTTCGCACTGGGAAGTGAAAATCAGAACCTGCCGTCGTTTGTCGCGATCGAAGATCCGCGCGGGATGCCGCAGTCCGGTCCGAACAACTGGGCCAACGGATTTCTGCCGGCCGCGTTTCAGGGGACTCCGTTCAGCAGTACGAAGCCCGTTCGTTTTCTGCAGCGCCCGGCGTCGATTTCCGCCGACACGGATTCCGCCGCGCGGGCCGCACTGAGGTTTCTGGAACAGCGGAATCAGGATCGTTTTCCGGGAGACCAGCAGCTGGCCGCGCGAATCGCCGGGTACGAACTTGCGGCCAGAATGCAGTTGACGGTCCCGGATGCTGTGCGGCTTGACGACGAACCTCGGCACATTCAGTCGCTGTACGGCGCTGACAGCGCGAACTCGCACAAGGCGGCCTTCGCGAACAACTGCATTCTGGCCCGGCGATTGATCGAACGCGGCGTCCGGTTTGTGCAACTGTTCAACGGAGCCTACGCGTCCGGCGGCCGAATCAACTGGGACGGCCACAGCGAACTGAAGTCGCAGTACGACGTTCACGGCGAAATCCTCGACCAGCCGGTTGCCGGACTTCTGACCGACCTGAAGCAGCGCGGACTGCTGGAGTCCACGCTGGTGGTGTTTGCCACGGAATTCGGGCGCATGCCGATGTTTCAGGCCGGCACCTACGGACGCGACCACAATCCTCTGGGCTTCACCTGCTGGCTGGCCGGAGCCGGCGTGAAAGGCGGCATCAGCTACGGAACCACTGACGAATTCGGCTACCGTGCTCAGGACAACGTTACCACGCCGCACGACTTTCACGCGACGATCCTGCATCTGCTGGGACTCGACCACAAACGCCTGACCTTCTACCACAACGGAATCGAGCGGCGTTTGACGGACGTCCACGGCAGTGTCATTCGGGAGGTTTTGGCGTGA
- a CDS encoding ankyrin repeat domain-containing protein codes for MSESAAQTDSAPTSRVSIQSVTTVAVLVLAAVVILISGFLPAYQSWLADRATETLLRCCRSGDVQAAQSALADGADCNAADKQGQRAISVAIESGHEQVVELLLDAGVDPLGSGTNGPLFTAVSSGQPSCVGLLVQYGADPNSAGNRGVPPLEVAIRKGDVQSAEALIEAGADIGDSLSVTVQAADQISTEAEMTRMLLRHGAVVSQSDDGETLMEALGYSNGEVADVLIEHGVTYTVTAAIALNRIDDVRRMIQDDPSLLTSTAEDAPGGNRTGTSLLCEALVRGRREIAMWLIDAGALSDSAAVPECSLMNIAASHGDAEMVRLLLSHGLDPNEPDESGLAALPWASGPDRAGVIEALIEGGADVNGLLPTGGPLLLRAARQRDLELVNLLLAHGADPTIADPITGNLAVDLARWSHYHGEPAHPEIVQVLEDSMKQRGAAISEP; via the coding sequence GTGAGCGAAAGTGCCGCTCAGACCGACTCGGCGCCGACGTCCCGTGTGTCGATTCAGAGCGTCACGACCGTTGCGGTGCTGGTGCTGGCTGCCGTTGTGATTTTGATCAGCGGATTCCTCCCGGCGTATCAGTCCTGGCTGGCGGATCGTGCGACCGAGACACTTCTTCGATGCTGCCGGTCGGGAGACGTCCAGGCGGCACAGTCCGCTCTTGCAGACGGTGCCGACTGCAATGCGGCCGACAAACAGGGACAGCGCGCGATCTCCGTTGCGATTGAGTCCGGTCACGAGCAGGTTGTGGAACTGCTGCTGGACGCGGGCGTCGACCCGCTGGGTTCCGGAACCAACGGGCCGCTGTTTACCGCCGTCAGCAGCGGTCAGCCGTCCTGCGTTGGCCTGTTGGTGCAGTACGGCGCGGATCCGAATTCGGCCGGCAACCGGGGAGTCCCGCCGCTGGAAGTTGCGATTCGAAAAGGTGATGTTCAATCCGCCGAGGCTCTGATCGAAGCCGGGGCGGACATCGGGGATTCTCTGTCCGTGACCGTCCAGGCGGCGGACCAGATTTCCACCGAGGCCGAAATGACTCGCATGCTGCTGCGGCACGGAGCTGTCGTTTCACAAAGCGACGACGGCGAAACGCTTATGGAAGCTCTGGGCTACAGCAACGGTGAAGTGGCTGATGTCCTGATCGAACACGGCGTGACATACACGGTGACCGCGGCCATCGCACTGAACCGCATCGACGACGTCAGGCGGATGATTCAGGACGATCCGTCGCTGCTGACTTCCACGGCCGAAGATGCTCCCGGCGGCAACCGTACCGGGACATCGCTGCTGTGCGAAGCGCTGGTTCGCGGCCGGCGTGAGATCGCGATGTGGCTTATCGATGCCGGAGCGCTGTCCGATTCGGCCGCGGTGCCCGAATGTTCGCTGATGAACATCGCGGCCAGCCACGGCGACGCGGAAATGGTCCGCCTGCTGCTCAGTCACGGGCTTGATCCGAATGAGCCGGACGAATCCGGACTGGCGGCCCTGCCGTGGGCGTCCGGCCCTGATCGTGCCGGCGTTATCGAAGCCCTGATCGAAGGGGGAGCCGATGTGAACGGCCTGCTGCCAACCGGCGGACCTCTACTGCTTCGCGCCGCGCGGCAGCGAGACCTGGAACTTGTGAATCTGCTGCTTGCCCACGGCGCTGATCCGACGATCGCGGATCCAATCACCGGAAACCTTGCGGTCGACCTGGCACGCTGGTCGCATTACCACGGCGAACCGGCTCACCCGGAAATCGTTCAGGTGCTGGAAGACAGCATGAAGCAGCGCGGCGCCGCGATATCGGAACCGTAA
- a CDS encoding PQQ-binding-like beta-propeller repeat protein, with amino-acid sequence MWNKHIRITAALFALMAGKTGLFADDWPQWGGPQRDCVWREDGIVDQFSTDGLLPRVWSATIGEGYSGPAVAEGRVYLTDRIADQQNERILCFDAESGDLIWKHEHPARYTISYPAGPRATPVVDNGRVYTIGAVGHMFCFDAATGKIFWKKEFQEDFGTELPTWGMAASPLVDGDKLITLVGGRDGALVVCFDKNTGDEIWRSLDDPAIGYSPPVIYELYNRRQLIIWHPSAVSSLDPETGKILWEHPWEIKAGLTAPMVRQSGNRLFLTAFYNGPLMLEVTADGASVVWEGSSDSELEDQTDGLHSIIPTPWVDAENIFGVCSYGELRGLDAETGERLWMTREATGQGRWWNAFLIRHNDRFLIHNEQGDLIIANLTGDGYRELSRAKLIEPTREVQRRMTIWSHPAFAMKSVFARNDRELVRVNLAK; translated from the coding sequence ATGTGGAACAAACACATTCGAATCACGGCGGCATTGTTTGCACTCATGGCAGGCAAAACCGGCTTATTCGCGGACGACTGGCCGCAGTGGGGCGGGCCTCAGCGCGACTGTGTCTGGCGCGAGGACGGAATCGTCGATCAGTTTTCCACCGACGGGCTGCTTCCTCGCGTCTGGTCGGCAACGATTGGCGAAGGGTACTCCGGCCCGGCGGTTGCGGAAGGCCGTGTTTATCTGACCGACCGCATCGCCGATCAGCAAAACGAACGGATCCTGTGCTTCGATGCCGAATCCGGCGATCTGATCTGGAAGCACGAACATCCGGCTCGGTACACGATCAGCTATCCGGCCGGTCCGCGAGCGACTCCCGTCGTCGACAACGGCCGGGTCTATACCATCGGAGCCGTCGGGCACATGTTCTGCTTTGACGCCGCAACCGGAAAGATCTTCTGGAAGAAGGAATTCCAGGAAGACTTTGGCACGGAGCTTCCGACATGGGGCATGGCCGCGTCACCGCTGGTTGACGGCGACAAACTCATCACCCTTGTCGGAGGCCGGGACGGCGCGCTGGTGGTGTGTTTCGACAAGAACACCGGCGACGAAATCTGGCGGTCTCTGGACGACCCCGCCATCGGCTACAGTCCGCCGGTGATCTATGAATTGTACAACCGGCGGCAGTTGATCATCTGGCATCCGTCGGCCGTGTCGTCTCTGGATCCGGAAACGGGCAAAATCCTCTGGGAGCACCCCTGGGAAATCAAAGCCGGCCTGACGGCTCCGATGGTGCGGCAGTCCGGCAACAGACTGTTTCTGACGGCGTTCTACAACGGACCGCTGATGCTGGAAGTAACGGCGGATGGTGCCAGCGTCGTATGGGAAGGCAGCAGCGACAGCGAACTGGAAGATCAGACCGACGGACTGCATTCGATTATTCCGACACCGTGGGTCGATGCGGAAAACATCTTCGGCGTGTGCAGCTACGGTGAACTGCGAGGGCTGGACGCCGAAACCGGTGAACGGCTCTGGATGACTCGCGAGGCAACCGGCCAGGGTCGCTGGTGGAACGCATTTCTGATTCGTCACAACGATCGGTTCTTGATTCACAACGAACAGGGCGACCTGATCATCGCGAACCTGACCGGTGACGGCTACAGGGAACTCAGTCGAGCGAAGCTGATCGAACCGACTCGCGAAGTGCAGCGACGCATGACGATCTGGTCGCATCCAGCATTCGCGATGAAAAGCGTGTTTGCACGCAATGACCGGGAGCTGGTGCGGGTGAATCTGGCGAAGTGA